CTCAAAGTTCTTGTATTTCTTTCTTATAACAGTATGCGAAAAAGAGGCACGTGTCGTTTGTCCGTTAGTTCGAAACGTTCGATATTCTTCCTGGTCCACAGTCCATTCGTTATTACTTAGTATTGATTGGTTCCAAAGATTTAACACAAGTCCCACAGAAAGTCGGTCTGTTAATTCAAAACCAAATGCAGGAGATAATGACGCCAGTTGCCCACTTTGTTTATAGTTAACCTGCGAATGTAACCCTAAAACGTTCCCTAATGCTAAAGCCGACATATCACGATAGAAAAAGTCTAATTCACGGTCAAAGTCATACTTCGCTTGATAATTCAAACTCAAAACGAGGTTCCGTCCTTTAATAGTTCGACGGAAAGGATAAACAAAACTCATGTAGTTTAATTGACTAAAATCGATAGAATAATCCTCTTTAAGTTCAGGGTGTGTTGATGATTCAAAATCCTCGCCGATATATTTATATGAATAAACCATTGAAAATTCTGGACGTTCCAACTGTGTTAAACCTCCAGGGTTCCATGAGGCTGAGGTGGCATCGTCCGCTATTGCTATGAAGGCACCACCCATCCCAATTGCACGGGCTCCACTACCGATTACATTCGGTGACGAATTAATAGGGATACCCTGTGCACTTGCTTCTTCCAAAATACCTATTAAGCAAAATGCAAAAATAATATTACATAGTGATTGAAGGTAAACCTTTTTCAATGGCTACGCCCTCCGAAGATTTAGATGTGTCAATAATAACCTGACCTCTCGCACTGGTCGGTGTAACACTTACAATGCGCGATTTATAAAGAACTTCATATTCTGCAGGCTGTGTTATTTCACCTGTATCCGGGTCTACCCATGCAGGTGAAGCCTCATACAAAATCAATGCATAAATACCGGGGCGAACTCCATCTTGCTCAGTCCAATTAAACAAAATTTCATAGCGTTGCCCAGAAGCCCGTGAATCTACGACCTCACCTGACAAACGTGGAAAATAATCAGCCATTTGTCGGGCAAGGACATCACACTTCCCTTCAACCAAACTATCATTATTTATATCCTCAATAAACGCATCAAAGATATTTATCACTTCTGATGTTTCTGTATTTAATAACCGTAATTTTACTTCCACCGATTGCTCACCGCGGGCAAAAAGCTCACCTACAACAAAAACCTGTGACGGTATAATTCTACCCATGTCCAATGCCCGTGTAGGGTCGGCTAAACCTGTGGATAGTTGTTGCTCAGTTAGGATATTCTGCAAATAAAGACGGTCTAAGATACTAAATCGCCCTTGCTTTCTTAATACGTCTTCTAATGTAGTGCGTAATTTACTTCCAAAACTATCCGACGGATTACGTCCACCAATTGCCAGCAAGGCGAGACTCATTTTTGTTTCATTACTTTCAACAAGCACAGGCTCTACTTTCACATCCATTTCCTTTACCGATTTTTTACCTTGTGCATCTTGTGCCTCAACGGATAATTTCATTGTTCCTGAACCTGTCTTCAATAGTTCCCCTGGCAAAGGCACACGCTTATTAAAGGCTTCCTTCGGTGCACCTGTTAATTGCGTATAAGGCTCACCATTAATAAGTAGTGCCTGAACAGGAGCCGAACTAATCACCTCGCCTGCTACACGTACCGCTCGATTATGTCGTGATGGCCGTTCTGGGTTGGGTGTTTTGATATTAATTTCAGGAACAACTTCGTCGGTTTGATTAAAAAGAGCAGTAATGAGAGCAGAGTTTAGCCCCTCTGCGGTAGCAATTTGATTTCTCGACATACCCTTGCTTTGAGCCAAACGCCACATTAATGCTGATTGCGATTGAGGCTCACCTTTAAATATTTTTAACGCAGTACGAGTTTCATTTCCCGCTATATCTTTAGCTGTAATTATAAAAACATTTTCTCCTTCCGCAAGAGGGACAACAGAATGAAATTCCTTTTTCTGTTCCCCATTCACCTCCGCAATAATCTTGTTGTTCAAGGAAATATCTGATATTCCTGTAGCGTCAACAACAATTCCCTCCACTTCAATTTCATTCTCATTAGTCACATGTAAATCTAAAGGCTTAAAAATACCAATATTAGGACCTGTTAAGTCTACTTGTGCCGATAGCTTTATTTCCTGTTCTTTTCCTGCTAAGTCTCGTGCAACAATAGTAAAATCTTGTTTCCCCTCTTTGAGGTCGATCGCCTGTTCAATGACCGCAGATGCTTCACCACGTCTAAAATACAGAGGTTGTCCATTAACAAGAACTTGTTCAAGTCCTATGTCATCAAAGCATTCAATATGTAACACATTGTTTGCTTCTTTGATAATTGTTGCCTGTCGTTTTGCCTTGCTTTTGTCCTTTGTTATTTCAGGGTCCACCTCAAGAACCTCGGCTTTAATAGTAGGGACCTGTCTATCTTGTAATTCTCCTCGTGAGATACGTTCTTTAACAATCAAATCAAGGTAATATCGTGCTCGTTCTGTATCTACTTGCGATATGGATGTTCTAAGTAAATTCTCTGCTTCTTCTAACTGCCCTTTTTTATATAAAACAATACCTAATTCACGATTGGGGAAATATTCAACAAAGTGTAGTCCATAGGTTCGGGCTTGCCATGAATCTTGTGAACGACTTTCAAGAGCTGTTCGCAAATCACGCTCCGCTTCATCATAAAAACCACCTGCTAAATATGAACAACCACGTTCATAATAATTCCACCAACGGCCATGAAAAACTCCTGAGGTAACTCCGTATTCTTTTTCTCCTACCGTATATTTATCTGAATCCGGCGTCTGACAACCCCAGATTACCATCAGGGATAACAAAGATAATATTAATACATTTCTTTTCACGTAACACTCCCTAATCTATCTTTATTTTTGTTTTTCGTTCCTTTATATTTATTTTACCATTTATTTAACAAAAAATGGATTATTTTTTCAGTATATTTTAATTATTCATAAAAATCAAAAATATTTTGTCCTTTATACCCATATTCTCATATCTTTTACGAAAAATTAAAACAACACAATTACTTCATTATTTTTGTTAATATTATAAACTATATTATTTTACACATTATTTTAGGGACTTTCAATGAAAAGTTTATTCAGCATTTTATTTCTTCTATTACTTCAAATGATATTAATTGCAGAAGCACAAAACGACTCCTTAAACACATCTGAATTTTCATACGGTTTTTGGCTCACATCTGTATACCCTACAGATAAGCCTAATATAGCAGGTAAATTAATTCTTCCATCCATCACACAAGAAAATAAACCGCCAATCTGGAAGATAGCACAATGGGGTACCCAATACCCTTTGAATAGTGGAGTATTTCAACAACAAAACGAAACGACATGGTTTATCGAAAATGAAGCAAAAAAGGTTATGCTACTGAAGAAAAACAATCATTGGGCAATCCTTCTAAACTGCAACGGAATTACAGAATATAATGGCAAACTGCGGAAATATGGTGAACCATGGGCACATGTATTAATTGAAAAACACTTTCCTCAAGAAATAAAAATAAAAGAATACGATTTAAAGTTTGAAATAAAATTTCAAATAACTCGTTGTATGTGCGACTCTACCTTAAAAGAAAAAGTCGATCCTCATTTACATACTGCTCAAATTACAGCCTACTGGACAGTAAAAAATACAAACCCCCGTAGCCCAGACTATGAAGATTATTTTTGGTTCGGTATTCCAATTTTTGATGCTCGTTATACAATCCCACCAGAGTATATTAGTAAAGATGTAGGTTCTGCATATACTACCAACAAATTAATTGCTGTCATTGATGGAAACCGATTTTATAAAGGAAATACAGGTGATGGAACACCTAAGATGCTCAATGTAACCTTAAATTCTTATATTGAGGAATCTCTCAATAAAGGGAAGAATCAAGGTTTCTTAAAAAATTCAAATATTGATGACCTTTCAATCACTTCCTTCAATTTAGGGTGGGAAGTTACTGGACCTTATAACGCTGAGATAGAAATTTCACACATCTCTATGCCATGCATCCCTAAAAAATAATATTTATCCAACATCAAATACTATGAAGATAAAAAGTTGTTTTAACTGTATTTGTACATAAATTTTTTTAGAAATCTATAAGAGAATATAATACTAAAAACATAACTTTGTTGGAGGTATAAGTATGCTTAATATGTTCTTGTTATCAGTTATAGGTATTTTCTCAATGGGTAATAATGCAGATGTGCGTTGGATTCATCCACTGGTCCAGACACTTGAAATTGATAGAAATGGTCCATTTGTAAATCTTGATGACAACTCCATTGGCACAATAGATATTCATGGGTTCCGTGTGAGTAAAGATGACGGAAAAACATGGTCGGAAGCAATCCCTGTCTGCAAAGGAATAGACCCTGAAGAACCTGCCTCTTATTATCTACTTCGGACTAAGAACAACACATTAATTTTTGTCTATCTGAACTTTATCGGCAAAAATTTCGACTGGGATGAAAAAACAAAAGAACCTGGGAAAAATAGCAAATTAGAAGTATGGGCAATTAGAAGTATTGATGGTGGTAAAACATGGATAGATAACCAATGCATACTTGAAGGATATAACACTAATTTCTTTGCATTAATACAGACTCGTTCTGGTAGGGTCATCGCACCATTTGACCACCTCACCAGCCAGCCAGGTCATTTTATTATCTGCACTGTATTTTCAGACGATGAGGGTAAAACGTGGCAAAAAAGTAATTGGATTGATATCGGAGGACATGGTCATCATGACGGAGCATTAGAGCCTACTCTTGCAGAATTAAGCGACGGCAGGTTGCTTATGCTGATTCGCACCAGTTTAGACCAATTCTGGCAGGCAATTTCAGAAAACGATGGAAAGTATTGGCGAATTATCCAGCCCAGCGGAATTAATGCAAGTAACTCTCCAGGATATTTACTACGATTGAACAGTGGCAGACTTGTTTTGGTCTGGAATCAACTCAACCCTGAGGGACGAGAACAAAAAAAGAGTATTATGCCTCAACATACAGAGTTTCCCTCGTCATGGCATCGAGAGGAACTTTCCATTGCCTTCTCAGAAGACGATGGCAAAACTTGGACAAAACCTGTCGTAATAGCTCGCCAGCCTGGCGGACAATTGAGTTATCCTTACCTGTTCGAGAGACGTCCAGGTGAGCTATGGATTATTCCAGGTTTCGCATTCAAAAAAATGTGGGAGGAGCCTTTCCCGCTACGACTTAAAATCGACGAACAAACGTTCCTGAACGAAATACAAAAAAGGTAAGTTATAAGCCACAATTTAATTACTAACACACTGGGAACACATGAATAGTTCACTTCTTAGCACGACTAATTCCATAACATCATCTTATTTTCTCGACCATTCAAGTTTGAAATGTATCTGTTTTTTTGGTAAAATTAATATACAATTAAGCGGGAGTAACTCAGTTGGTAGAGTGCAACCTTGCCAAGGTTGACGTCGCGGGTTCGAGTCCCGTCTCCCGCTCCATTTTTTTAATAGGGCCGTTAGCTTAGTTGGTAGAGCAGGGGACTCTTAATCCCAAGGTCGCAGGTTCGACTCCTGCACGGCCCACCAGCTCAGATAACCTACCCCAGATAACCCACACATAAAATGAATAACTACTACAGAGTTCGTATCTCGTATTCAACAAATCCCTAAAAACAGACTAATCTGTTGCACATGGTTTTAATCCTAATTTTCAATTCTCAACCTCTTTTGGTTTACGTTTATTCTTGTTATTACTTGCATCTTCTTTTTTACTTTTACTTTTCTGTGGATTTATGTTTTTATATTGGATGGAACACCCTAAAGCTGAGAAACCAAACCATGCCAACTTTGACATCATATCTACATAAGAAGGCTCAAAACTTAGACCTACATGGATTATCCCGCCATATTCTAAAAACTGGACAATTGCCCAAACTATCATTAAAGAGCCAACGGAAGCCGTAGCAACAACAACCACTACTCTTTCAGCAACAAGAGAGAGAACACCACCTACACATCCAATTAAAACCATGAGTAAGGAATAATCAATTAATCCTGTTAAAATAAAACTGATTATATAAGCACCTAAAAATCCAAGTAAAAAAACACCAACTTTATACATAAAAATAGAGATTGCAACCCCGACAAGTCCAAAAATGATAGATATAAAAAGCTGAACAACAATAGATAAAAAAGGTAATGGAGAAAGGGTATTGAGCAGTAACCATGAAGTTAGAAATAAAGTGACAAATCCACAGGCTCCAATTATAAAATAAAGAAACCTATAACCATAGAAACAACAGAGGAACCCTATAATCCATATCGCAATAAGTATCGGTAACACGGGGGATAATTGCGACATCATTATTTCCACATCAAACACGTTTTTAGACATACAAAACAAAGTGTACATTGTATTACCCCGAACTCCTTATTTTCTTGCAACAGGGGGGAGTAAATCTTCAACAAATGAAGTAAGTGTTTCTTCTATCCCTAAAAATACGGATAACACAATCAAAAGAATAGTCGAAAGAACAGTGATTATACTTAATGGACTTATTTGCAATTTGCTTATATCAAGATTACCAGAGAATAAATCTTTTAGCCATGAACCTTGTCCACCCAGGTAAACATAATATCTTTTGCCATAGGATTCAATCACTAATATTCCTGATACTTTATTATAGTCTCGTGGTTGAAATTGGACCTTAAAGGTAACTGTTTGTTGAGGGGGGATCAGATACTCATGTTCCCCGACAATCCAAAACTCTGGTTCCCCAATAATCCAGATTTGCATGGGTATTTCTTTTGTCCCTATGTTCTGTGCACTAAATTCCATTTCCATTACCGTTTTCAATGATACTTTTCCAAAATTTACTAAACTGTTGACTGCAGGAGTAATAATTAGTGGTATATCTTTATCCAATGAAGGGATCTCCAGTTCACCTTCTACAGGGTTTTCTCCTGGAGTTATCGCATACTCTACAAACAAATTAAAATCGCCTTCAGCTAATTGATATTCTTTTTTATTGGATATTTTATCTCCATCAAGGTCTGCTGTCCCACGGAGATACAGACCTCCATTAAGATTATAATTTTTCAAATCTAACTTTATGCCAAATTCACTCAATGCACCTTGAACAAAATACTGGATAGATAGCGGTTCACCTAAGGTTATTATTGCTGCAGAAAACCGCTCTATCTCATCGCATGAAATACCATATAGCTGATAAATAGCAGTACAACGACTTCCTAAGGTGTTATCTTTTTTTATTTGTATCCAATTATAATAATATGTGGCTAATAAGAAATCATGGTTTGGAACCTTGTCATCTCTTAGAACACGGTCTAACAACCGAGCATGGGCACGGTCAGGAATTCCATTCTTATCCTCATCGAGTACATCAGGGTCTACTTCTGAATCAAATGCCTTAGTTATTTTTACAAATATTGCTTCTGCTTCTATATCTAAAACATAAGCAGGCAATGTAAAAAGTAAAAAACAAAGAACGTAAAAGAGGGTAATTTTTGATAAATTTGTTTTGAATATAGTCATAGTTAAATTCACTTTATTAAATTTACTATTTTTATATTAGAC
Above is a window of Candidatus Hydrogenedens sp. DNA encoding:
- a CDS encoding outer membrane protein transport protein, encoding MKKVYLQSLCNIIFAFCLIGILEEASAQGIPINSSPNVIGSGARAIGMGGAFIAIADDATSASWNPGGLTQLERPEFSMVYSYKYIGEDFESSTHPELKEDYSIDFSQLNYMSFVYPFRRTIKGRNLVLSLNYQAKYDFDRELDFFYRDMSALALGNVLGLHSQVNYKQSGQLASLSPAFGFELTDRLSVGLVLNLWNQSILSNNEWTVDQEEYRTFRTNGQTTRASFSHTVIRKKYKNFEGTNVTLGALYRLGERWQIGFVYNSKFTADVDYEEWWAITRGLGVPGFYYSKRPLKYTFPSSFGVGLAYRFPNDKLTLSFDITRREWDQFVVHDPENRNFMMRKRSGISNLPTAWSPHDPTYTLRLGMEYLFFNPNKPRRAFLPSIRAGLFYDPEPASNRPARWFGLGKGDGSVDNYYGITLGAGCLIKNRVNIDVAYVYRWGDDVRQDTFQLVGTDADVDQHMFYLSTVIYF
- a CDS encoding CsgG/HfaB family protein, producing MKRNVLILSLLSLMVIWGCQTPDSDKYTVGEKEYGVTSGVFHGRWWNYYERGCSYLAGGFYDEAERDLRTALESRSQDSWQARTYGLHFVEYFPNRELGIVLYKKGQLEEAENLLRTSISQVDTERARYYLDLIVKERISRGELQDRQVPTIKAEVLEVDPEITKDKSKAKRQATIIKEANNVLHIECFDDIGLEQVLVNGQPLYFRRGEASAVIEQAIDLKEGKQDFTIVARDLAGKEQEIKLSAQVDLTGPNIGIFKPLDLHVTNENEIEVEGIVVDATGISDISLNNKIIAEVNGEQKKEFHSVVPLAEGENVFIITAKDIAGNETRTALKIFKGEPQSQSALMWRLAQSKGMSRNQIATAEGLNSALITALFNQTDEVVPEINIKTPNPERPSRHNRAVRVAGEVISSAPVQALLINGEPYTQLTGAPKEAFNKRVPLPGELLKTGSGTMKLSVEAQDAQGKKSVKEMDVKVEPVLVESNETKMSLALLAIGGRNPSDSFGSKLRTTLEDVLRKQGRFSILDRLYLQNILTEQQLSTGLADPTRALDMGRIIPSQVFVVGELFARGEQSVEVKLRLLNTETSEVINIFDAFIEDINNDSLVEGKCDVLARQMADYFPRLSGEVVDSRASGQRYEILFNWTEQDGVRPGIYALILYEASPAWVDPDTGEITQPAEYEVLYKSRIVSVTPTSARGQVIIDTSKSSEGVAIEKGLPSITM
- a CDS encoding sialidase family protein gives rise to the protein MLNMFLLSVIGIFSMGNNADVRWIHPLVQTLEIDRNGPFVNLDDNSIGTIDIHGFRVSKDDGKTWSEAIPVCKGIDPEEPASYYLLRTKNNTLIFVYLNFIGKNFDWDEKTKEPGKNSKLEVWAIRSIDGGKTWIDNQCILEGYNTNFFALIQTRSGRVIAPFDHLTSQPGHFIICTVFSDDEGKTWQKSNWIDIGGHGHHDGALEPTLAELSDGRLLMLIRTSLDQFWQAISENDGKYWRIIQPSGINASNSPGYLLRLNSGRLVLVWNQLNPEGREQKKSIMPQHTEFPSSWHREELSIAFSEDDGKTWTKPVVIARQPGGQLSYPYLFERRPGELWIIPGFAFKKMWEEPFPLRLKIDEQTFLNEIQKR
- a CDS encoding DUF4203 domain-containing protein, producing the protein MYTLFCMSKNVFDVEIMMSQLSPVLPILIAIWIIGFLCCFYGYRFLYFIIGACGFVTLFLTSWLLLNTLSPLPFLSIVVQLFISIIFGLVGVAISIFMYKVGVFLLGFLGAYIISFILTGLIDYSLLMVLIGCVGGVLSLVAERVVVVVATASVGSLMIVWAIVQFLEYGGIIHVGLSFEPSYVDMMSKLAWFGFSALGCSIQYKNINPQKSKSKKEDASNNKNKRKPKEVEN